The following coding sequences are from one Methanophagales archaeon window:
- a CDS encoding oligosaccharyl transferase, archaeosortase A system-associated has translation MVRISNIKSIEKASLIYGAILALIFCLSLYIRVALPYNSVFGGPFVRFSGNDPWYNMRLVENTLHNFPERIFFDAFTYYPHGTIVPFAPLFDYLLAVIIWILGLGHPYATLGQHGIEVIGAWYPAVLGAFTVIPVYFIGKELWNRNAGLLSAALIAVLPGQFLTRSLLGFTDHHVAETLFSTIAMLFLIIAIKRVKEKGITFHSFMERDWTTLKASAIYLFLAGFSLGLYYLAWKGAPLFVFILLIYAVVQYTIDHVRGESTDYLCIIAIPLFIIPLIMLAPIPVFNSPTRIQVLSLILGLLVFVVLGILSSIMNYRGIKPYGYPIAILILAVVSFSLLNVLAHPLYSMMVSQLRIFTPSESALTVAEIHPMHIFSRYTGRITQGEAYQYFTTCFFAAFAGFAWLGYNIARRFRAEEVLFMVWSAVMLYACFGQNRFAYYYAVNVALLCGLVAWTVIEFVAFKSRVEPVSEKAKTTKKGKKGGTSVVTQRKAKTKATNKAKEPQTQNKHEHKKIAEYLRTDVIIASFIIGLILFYPPLSASLAKAKYAGDPPYDWYESLTWMRKNTPEPGISYYELYQMPEINKTTGRIEDYNYPPEAYGVISWWDYGHWITRIAHRIPVANPFQQGIGGPYKGDKPGACVFFVTTDEARANEVADALDVRYAVSDYMMADAWGSYYNKYTAMTVWAGDPQRFGALSYYYHTLEARLHIFDGTSVDVDGENISALNHYRLVHESPTFYLPLVIMNATTGGGYWRSISGDYNSTATQARKLHGQLFSLPTGMGIEDALDNGTIPAIVKNSLNTTPLALSEDSMVTKRGENWVIRDNTKKNIFLIKKRSGYLDVYLYGVPTGQPGIRAWTPEYINPVSYIKVFEYVKGAKIEGAAPDGSIVEVATNVTTNQGRRFVYYNRTIANSNGSYSFIVPYSTEGPIENGTNFDVLASTYKLRAGHIENGAPVWDVEKAVHVPEEAVMNGKTINVDLTR, from the coding sequence TCGATGCCTTCACCTATTATCCACATGGCACAATCGTACCTTTTGCGCCTCTATTCGATTATCTGCTCGCGGTCATCATCTGGATACTGGGGCTTGGACACCCTTATGCCACGCTCGGTCAGCATGGGATAGAGGTAATAGGAGCATGGTATCCAGCGGTATTGGGTGCTTTTACTGTTATACCCGTGTATTTCATAGGTAAAGAACTCTGGAACCGGAATGCAGGATTATTATCCGCAGCACTGATTGCAGTGCTACCAGGTCAGTTCTTAACCCGCTCTCTATTGGGGTTCACCGATCACCACGTCGCGGAGACACTGTTCAGCACAATAGCAATGCTCTTCCTTATTATCGCGATAAAGAGGGTGAAGGAGAAAGGGATAACCTTCCATTCGTTTATGGAACGCGATTGGACAACATTAAAGGCGTCTGCGATTTATCTCTTTCTGGCTGGATTTTCACTCGGGCTTTATTACCTCGCATGGAAAGGTGCACCCCTGTTTGTATTTATCCTGCTCATCTATGCCGTTGTGCAATATACAATTGACCACGTGCGAGGGGAAAGCACGGATTATCTCTGCATAATCGCAATACCGCTATTTATTATCCCGCTGATTATGTTAGCCCCGATACCGGTCTTTAACTCACCCACCAGGATTCAGGTCCTCTCTCTCATTCTTGGACTGTTAGTATTCGTTGTTTTAGGTATCCTCTCTTCCATTATGAATTATAGGGGGATAAAACCTTATGGGTATCCGATTGCGATACTTATATTGGCTGTAGTTTCATTTTCACTCCTGAATGTCCTCGCTCATCCATTATACTCTATGATGGTATCACAACTCCGCATATTCACACCTTCTGAGTCTGCTCTCACAGTAGCTGAGATACATCCAATGCATATCTTCTCACGTTACACAGGGAGAATAACACAGGGCGAGGCATATCAATACTTTACCACCTGCTTCTTCGCTGCATTCGCAGGTTTCGCATGGCTTGGTTATAATATAGCAAGACGCTTTCGAGCGGAGGAGGTTCTATTCATGGTCTGGAGCGCGGTAATGCTCTATGCATGCTTTGGTCAGAATAGGTTCGCCTACTATTATGCAGTGAATGTTGCACTGCTTTGTGGACTTGTCGCATGGACAGTGATCGAGTTCGTGGCATTCAAGTCCAGAGTTGAGCCGGTGTCGGAGAAAGCGAAAACAACGAAGAAGGGGAAGAAGGGTGGTACAAGCGTAGTTACACAGCGGAAAGCGAAGACGAAAGCAACCAATAAGGCTAAGGAGCCTCAAACTCAGAATAAGCATGAGCATAAGAAGATCGCGGAATATCTGCGTACTGATGTTATAATCGCCTCGTTTATAATTGGCTTGATTCTGTTTTATCCACCATTAAGTGCTTCTTTAGCAAAAGCGAAATACGCTGGGGATCCTCCTTATGACTGGTACGAATCACTCACATGGATGCGTAAGAATACACCAGAGCCAGGTATATCCTATTATGAGTTATACCAGATGCCGGAGATAAATAAAACAACGGGTAGAATAGAAGATTATAATTATCCCCCGGAGGCGTATGGTGTGATAAGCTGGTGGGATTATGGACACTGGATAACAAGAATAGCGCATCGCATTCCTGTTGCTAATCCGTTCCAGCAGGGTATTGGGGGTCCGTATAAGGGCGATAAACCCGGTGCATGCGTATTCTTCGTCACAACAGATGAAGCGCGCGCAAATGAAGTCGCTGATGCACTCGACGTGAGATACGCGGTAAGCGATTACATGATGGCAGATGCGTGGGGCTCGTATTATAACAAATACACAGCGATGACTGTATGGGCAGGAGACCCTCAACGCTTCGGTGCTCTCTCATATTATTACCATACATTGGAAGCCCGTTTACATATCTTCGATGGCACGAGTGTGGATGTGGATGGTGAGAACATATCCGCATTGAATCATTACCGGCTGGTGCATGAATCACCGACCTTCTATCTCCCTCTGGTTATCATGAATGCGACAACCGGAGGAGGGTATTGGCGGTCAATCTCAGGCGATTATAATAGTACAGCGACACAGGCGCGAAAGCTTCACGGGCAATTGTTCAGTTTGCCTACGGGAATGGGGATAGAAGATGCTCTGGACAATGGCACCATACCCGCAATAGTGAAGAACAGTTTAAATACCACTCCCCTCGCACTATCAGAAGATAGCATGGTTACAAAGAGGGGAGAGAATTGGGTGATAAGGGACAATACAAAAAAGAATATATTCCTCATCAAAAAGAGATCAGGATACTTGGATGTTTATCTTTATGGCGTCCCAACCGGACAGCCGGGCATAAGAGCATGGACACCGGAATACATAAATCCCGTGAGTTACATTAAGGTCTTTGAATACGTAAAAGGAGCGAAAATAGAAGGAGCTGCACCTGACGGCAGTATTGTCGAAGTCGCAACCAATGTAACCACAAATCAGGGCAGGAGATTCGTGTACTACAACCGAACGATAGCGAACTCAAACGGCAGTTATTCGTTTATAGTGCCATATTCAACTGAAGGACCAATAGAAAACGGCACTAACTTTGATGTGCTCGCATCCACATATAAGTTGAGAGCGGGTCATATAGAGAATGGAGCTCCTGTATGGGACGTGGAGAAGGCGGTGCACGTACCGGAAGAAGCAGTGATGAACGGCAAAACGATAAATGTGGACCTGACCAGATAA